In Astatotilapia calliptera chromosome 23, fAstCal1.2, whole genome shotgun sequence, a genomic segment contains:
- the LOC113015722 gene encoding E3 ubiquitin-protein ligase RBBP6-like: MPSLSSDGSFDVSSDSSVSTTSSDEDSKKRKKKGRAKEHKKSKKHDQKPRTRELGVTDDGLRGKLHVTLSSRSG; encoded by the exons ATGCCTTCACTGTCCTCTGATGGGTCTTTTGATGTGAGTTCTGACTCCTCCGTGAGTACAACTTCATCAGATGAAGACAgtaagaagaggaagaagaagggcAGAGCAAAAGAGCACAAGAAGTCAAAGAAACATGACCAAAAACCTAGAACAAGAG AACTCGGTGTTACAGATGATGGTCTCCGGGGGAAGCTCCATGTGACG CTCTCTTCTCGGTCAGGTTGA
- the LOC113015917 gene encoding NLR family CARD domain-containing protein 3-like yields MLLRMEKPTEYKQMDNSTQEASPTDGPLKCESELKSKLKRELRCAFEASTKGESPTILNLIYTDLYIIEGGTAEVTDEHELRQIEMASRKSDMLEKTVRQDKIFKGSPGREEPIRTVLTKGVAGIGKTVLTQKYTLDWAEDKANQDIQFIFLFTFRELNLLKEKTFSLVELVHHFFTETKESGICSFEDFQVVFIFDGLDECRLPLDFNNTKILTDPREATSVHLLLINLVKGHLLPSAHVWITTRPAAANQIPAQFVDIVTEIRGFNDRQKDEYFWKRFRDEEQASIIISHILLSENLHIMCRIPVFCWITATVLDSLTINNESSDLPKSLTELYIHFMMVQVQLKKVKDEGSETDPPWSPDSRKMVEALGKLAFDQLQKRNLIFYESDLTECGIDISAASVYSGVFTHIFKEERGLYQDKVFCFVHLSVQEFLAALHVHLTFINSGVNLLEEKKSWSFKLFRIKHKQKVFYQSAVDKALQSPNGHLDLFLRFLLGLSLQTNQTLLRGLLTQTGSSSQTNQETVQYIKKKLNENLSTEKSLNLFHCLNELNDCSLVVEIQQSLSSGSLSTDELSPAQWSALVFILLSSENYLDVFDLKKYSASEEALLRLLPVVKASKKVILNDCQLSEKSCEALSLVFSSQSNSVRELDLSNNDLKDSGVKLLSVGVKNPRCKLETLSLSGCLITEQGCTYLASALSSNPSRLKELNLSYNHPGDSGTRMLSALQNDPQWRLEALRVEPAGVQCLVRNINSLLEVILKDLRV; encoded by the exons atgct atTAAGAATGGAGAAACCTACTGAATATAAACAGATGGACAATTCAACTCAAGAGGCTTCACCAACAG ATGGTCCTCTAAAGTGTGAGTCAGAACTCAAATCTAAACTAAAGAGGGAGCTCCGGTGTGCGTTTGAGGCGAGCACCAAAGGAGAAAGCCCAACCATTCTGAATCTGATATACACAGATCTGTACATcatagagggagggactgcagaggtcactGATGAACATGAGCTCAGACAGATTGAAATGGCATCCAGGAAATCAGACATGCTAGAAAAAACAGTCAGACAAGACAAGATCTTTAAAGGCTCACCTGGAAGAGaagaaccaatcagaacagtgctgacaaagggagtggctggcattgggaaaacagtcttaacacaaaaatacactcttgactgggctgaagacaaagccaaccaggacatccagttcatatttctgttcactttcagagagctgaatcttttgaaagagaaaactttcagcttggtggaacttgttcatcacttctttactgaaaccaaagaatcaggaatctgcagctttgaagacttccaggttgtgttcatctttgatggtctggatgagtgtcgacttcctctggacttcaaCAACACCAAGATCCTGACTGACCCTAGAGAGGCCACCTCAGTTCAtttgctgctgataaacctAGTTAAGGGCCATTTACTTCCCTCTGCCCAtgtctggataaccacacgacctgcagcagccaatcagatccctgcTCAGTTTGTTGACATAGTGACAGAGATCAGGGGGTTCAATGACCGACAGAAGGATGAATATTTCtggaagagattcagagatgaggagcaggccagTATTATAATTTCCCACATCTTGTTATCAGAAaacctccacatcatgtgccgCATCCCAGttttctgctggatcactgctacagttctggattCTCTTACAATAAATAATGAGAGCAGTGATCTGCCTAAAAGCCTCACAGAGCTGTACATCCACTTCATGATGGTGCAAGTCCAATTGAAGAAGGTCAAGGATGAAGGATCGGAGACAGATCCACCCTGGAGTCCAGACAGCAGGAAGATGGTTGAggctctgggaaaactggcttttgatcagctacagaaaagaaatctgatcttctatgaatcagacctgacagagtgtggcatcgatatcagtgcagcctcagtgtactcaggagtgttcacacacatctttaaagaggagagaggactgtaccaggacaaggtgttctgctttgtccatctgagtgttcaggagtttctggctgctcttcatgtccatctgaccttcatcaactccGGAGTAAATCTGCTGGAAGAAAAGAAATCTTGGTCATTTAAACTGTTTAGAATTAAACACAAGCAAAAAGTCTTCTACCAGAGTGCTGTAgacaaggccttacagagtccaaatggacacctggacttgtttcTTCgtttcctcctgggtctttcacttCAGACAAATCAGACTCTCCTACGAGGcctgctgacacagacaggaagtagctcacagaccaatcaggaaacagttcagtacatcaagaagaagctcaATGAGAACCTGTCCACAGAGAAAAGCCTCAACCTGTTTCACTgtttgaatgaactgaatgattgTTCTCTAGTGGTTGAGATCCAGCAGTCCCTGAGTTCAGGAAGTCTCTCTACAGAtgaactgtctcctgctcagtggtcagctctggtcttcatcttactgtcatcagaaaatTATCTGGATGtttttgacctgaagaaatactctgcttcagaggaagctcttctgaggctgctgcctgTGGTCAAAGCCTCCAAAAAAGTCAT actgaATGACTGTCAGCTCTCAGAGAaaagctgtgaagctctgtctTTAGTTTTCAGCTCCCAGTCCAACAGtgtgagagagctggacctgagcaaCAATGACCTgaaggattcaggagtgaagctgcTGTCTGTTGGAGTGAAAAATCCACGCTGTAAACTAGAAACTCTCAG TCTGTCGGGCTGCCTGATCACAGAGCAAGGCTGTACTTAtctggcctcagctctgagctccaaTCCCTCCCGTTTGAAAGAGCTGAACCTAAGCTacaatcatccaggtgactctGGCACGAGGATGCTTTCAGCATTACAGAATGATCCACAGTGGAGGCTGGAAGCTCTCAG ggtggagcctgctggagtccaatg